Proteins encoded together in one Ipomoea triloba cultivar NCNSP0323 chromosome 4, ASM357664v1 window:
- the LOC116017399 gene encoding GEM-like protein 7 has translation MNPLLDVRIPICSAVSSFGKSQRRLLACHGAQCHALALSNEPPKIRFSSRADSVAHRMNKFAQGIREHVKLGNKITETVKGKLSLGKKILQVGGVSKIFKWNFNAKEGEELLKTCQCYLSTTSGPIAGLLFISTHKIAFCSERSIKLSSSSSSSGKSLRVRYKVMIPLRKIKIAHESRNVKKPSQKYIQVVTEDKHEFWFMGFLNHQRTLKHLKEAIYQTQC, from the exons ATGAATCCACTGTTAGATGTAAGAATTCCAATCTGCTCTGCAGTTTCCTCATTTGGGAAGTCACAGAGAAGGCTTCTGGCTTGCCATGGAGCCCAATGCCATGCCCTGGCTTTGTCAAATGAACCTCCAAAGATCAGATTCA GTAGTAGAGCAGATTCAGTGGCTCACAGGATGAATAAATTTGCACAAGGCATCCGAGAACATG TGAAATTAGGAAACAAGATTACTGAAACTGTAAAAGGGAAGTTGAGCCTTGGGAAGAAAATTCTCCAAGTAGGTGGGGTTAGCAAAATCTTCAAGTGGAATTTCAATGCTAAGGAAGGTGAAGAGCTTCTAAAGACTTGTCAGTGCTATCTATCAACAACATCTGGTCCCATTGCAGGCCTTCTCTTTATCTCCACTCACAAGATTGCTTTCTGTAGTGAGAGATCCATTaagctttcttcttcttcttcttcaagtggGAAATCGCTTAGAGTTCGTTACAAGGTCATGATCCCACTTAGAAAGATAAAGATTGCCCACGAGAGCCGTAATGTGAAGAAACCATCACAGAAGTACATACAAGTAGTTACTGAGGACAAGCATGAGTTCTGGTTCATGGGATTTTTAAATCATCAAAGAACATTGAAACATCTTAAGGAGGCAATATATCAGACCCAGTGCTAG